The following are encoded in a window of Cupriavidus oxalaticus genomic DNA:
- a CDS encoding ABC transporter permease encodes MADVRHFLPRSPLTLAPRGLPSRTMAYASPVVALALTLLFGALLFLVLGKDPVAALKVFLADPLRDKRAIGEVLLKTVPLVLCALGLSVCYRANVWNIGADGQLIAGGICAGAAVLYFDVPGQAMNGTVVLVLASLAGIAGGMAWASLTALLKDRFNANEILVSLMLTYIAQQLLLWVVNGPLKDPDGMNFPQSKVFSSEFLLPNLMSGSRLHAGFAVMLVLVVLMTVFVFRSFAGYRLQVGGTAPSAARYAGFSARSALWSALLISGATAGLAGAFEVVGPIGQLLPSISPGYGFTAIIVAFIGRLHPVGTVFGGIMMSLFYIGGEMAQSRLGLPSAIGWVFQGMLLFFLLACDTLIENRLRWRATTA; translated from the coding sequence ATGGCTGACGTACGACACTTCCTCCCCCGCTCCCCGCTCACGCTGGCACCGCGCGGGCTGCCGTCGCGCACCATGGCCTATGCCTCGCCGGTGGTCGCGCTGGCGCTGACGCTGCTGTTCGGTGCGCTGCTGTTCCTGGTGCTTGGCAAGGACCCGGTGGCCGCGCTGAAGGTCTTCCTGGCCGATCCGCTGCGCGACAAGCGCGCCATCGGCGAAGTGCTGCTGAAGACCGTGCCGCTGGTGCTGTGTGCGCTGGGACTTTCGGTGTGCTACCGGGCCAATGTGTGGAACATCGGCGCCGACGGCCAGCTGATCGCCGGCGGCATCTGCGCGGGCGCTGCGGTGCTGTATTTCGACGTGCCGGGGCAGGCCATGAACGGCACCGTGGTGCTGGTACTGGCCTCGCTCGCCGGCATTGCCGGCGGCATGGCGTGGGCCTCGCTCACGGCGCTGCTGAAGGACAGGTTCAACGCCAACGAGATCCTGGTTTCGCTGATGCTCACCTATATCGCGCAGCAGCTGCTGCTGTGGGTGGTCAACGGGCCGCTGAAGGATCCCGACGGCATGAACTTCCCGCAGTCCAAGGTGTTCTCGTCCGAGTTCCTGCTGCCCAACCTGATGTCGGGCTCGCGCCTGCATGCCGGCTTTGCGGTGATGCTGGTGCTGGTGGTGTTGATGACGGTGTTCGTGTTCCGCAGCTTTGCCGGGTATCGCCTGCAGGTCGGCGGCACGGCGCCGTCGGCGGCGCGCTACGCGGGCTTTTCGGCGCGCAGCGCGTTGTGGAGCGCGCTGCTGATCTCGGGCGCCACGGCGGGACTGGCAGGGGCGTTTGAAGTGGTCGGGCCGATCGGCCAGCTGCTGCCGTCGATCTCGCCGGGCTACGGCTTCACCGCGATCATCGTCGCGTTCATCGGCCGGCTGCACCCGGTCGGCACCGTCTTCGGCGGCATCATGATGTCGCTGTTCTATATCGGCGGCGAGATGGCGCAATCGCGCCTGGGCCTGCCGTCGGCCATAGGCTGGGTGTTCCAGGGCATGCTGCTGTTCTTCCTGCTGGCCTGCGACACGCTGATCGAAAACCGCCTGCGCTGGCGCGCCACCACGGCCTGA
- a CDS encoding ABC transporter ATP-binding protein, whose translation MTSQTPPRLALAHISKRYPGVVANDDVSLTVAPGEIHAVLGENGAGKSTLMKIIFGAVRPDAGEMHFNGAPVTISSPHDARNLGIAMVFQHFSLFDTLTVTENIALGLPASQQGNMKQLAERIRATAERYGLPLEPNRHVHTLSVGERQRVEIVRALLANPQLLILDEPTSVLTPQAVETLFVTLRQLADEGTSILYISHKLDEIRALCHHATVMRMGKVTGVCDPRQETAASLSRLMIGGEPPREARVAAERGPVRLSVQELSLPRSHAFATELNRISLDVHAGEIVGIAGVSGNGQQELLAALSGEDTRASNVSVKLGGKPVGKLDARRRRRAGLAFVPEERLGRGAVPGMSLATNILLSHQTPPYVRQGMISPRAATGLAAAVINRFRVKASGPDALARSLSGGNLQKFIVGREIESGPKVLIVAQPTWGVDVGAAAQIHNEILALKATGCAILVVSEELDELFAICDRLHVIAKGHLSPSVPTETATREQVGLWMSGLWEGGPAQARTAEVASHG comes from the coding sequence GTGACATCACAGACCCCTCCCAGGCTGGCGCTTGCCCATATCAGCAAGCGCTATCCGGGCGTCGTTGCCAACGACGACGTCAGCCTTACCGTCGCCCCCGGCGAGATCCACGCCGTACTGGGCGAGAACGGCGCCGGCAAGTCCACCCTGATGAAGATCATCTTCGGCGCCGTCCGGCCCGATGCCGGCGAGATGCATTTCAACGGGGCGCCGGTCACGATCAGCAGCCCGCACGATGCCCGCAACCTGGGCATCGCCATGGTGTTCCAGCATTTCTCGCTGTTCGACACGCTGACGGTGACCGAGAACATCGCGCTCGGCCTGCCGGCCAGCCAGCAAGGCAACATGAAGCAGCTGGCCGAGCGTATCCGCGCCACCGCCGAACGCTATGGCCTGCCGCTGGAGCCGAACCGCCACGTGCACACGCTGTCGGTGGGCGAACGCCAGCGCGTCGAGATCGTGCGCGCGCTGCTGGCCAACCCGCAGCTGCTGATCCTGGACGAGCCCACTTCGGTGCTGACGCCGCAGGCAGTGGAAACGCTCTTCGTCACGCTGCGCCAGCTGGCCGACGAAGGCACCAGCATCCTCTACATCAGCCACAAGCTCGACGAGATCCGCGCGCTGTGCCATCACGCCACCGTGATGCGCATGGGCAAGGTCACCGGCGTATGCGATCCGCGCCAGGAAACCGCGGCATCGCTGTCGCGGCTGATGATCGGCGGGGAGCCGCCGCGTGAAGCGCGCGTTGCGGCCGAGCGCGGGCCGGTGCGGCTGAGCGTGCAGGAGCTGTCGCTGCCGCGATCGCATGCGTTTGCCACGGAACTGAACCGTATTTCGCTCGACGTGCATGCGGGCGAGATCGTCGGCATCGCCGGCGTTTCCGGCAACGGCCAGCAGGAATTGCTCGCCGCGCTGTCAGGTGAAGACACGCGCGCGTCGAACGTCTCGGTGAAGCTTGGCGGCAAGCCGGTCGGCAAGCTCGACGCCCGCCGGCGCCGCCGCGCCGGTCTCGCCTTCGTGCCGGAAGAGCGGCTGGGGCGTGGTGCCGTGCCGGGCATGAGCCTGGCCACCAATATCCTGCTGTCGCACCAGACGCCTCCCTATGTGCGGCAGGGCATGATCTCGCCGCGCGCGGCGACCGGGCTGGCGGCGGCGGTGATCAACCGCTTCCGCGTCAAGGCCAGCGGGCCGGATGCGCTGGCGCGCAGCCTGTCCGGCGGCAACCTGCAGAAATTCATTGTCGGCCGCGAGATCGAAAGCGGCCCGAAGGTACTGATCGTGGCGCAACCGACCTGGGGCGTGGACGTGGGCGCCGCGGCGCAGATCCATAACGAGATCCTGGCGCTGAAGGCCACCGGCTGCGCCATCCTGGTGGTGTCGGAAGAACTCGACGAGCTGTTTGCGATCTGCGACCGGCTGCACGTGATCGCCAAGGGCCACCTGTCGCCGTCGGTGCCGACCGAGACCGCCACGCGCGAGCAGGTCGGCCTGTGGATGAGCGGCTTGTGGGAAGGCGGTCCCGCCCAGGCACGCACTGCGGAGGTGGCAAGCCATGGCTGA
- a CDS encoding pirin family protein, which yields MDPRTPITTIPATAAESVQRSRTVDRVVRGIATSDGAGVKLTRVLTQNLQRRLDPFLMLDAFGTDSKDDYIGGFPDHPHRGFETITYMLAGRMRHRDSAGNEGLLQNGGAQWMVAGAGVVHSEMPEQEDGRMEGFQLWLNLPAADKMTAPWYRDMPSAEIPTVALGSGGNGGTVRVLAGASHGVAGAVTRPVTEPLYLDVHLPAGQAFTQALPAGHNAFVYVYQGEVSIGDEGDRAVVEAQRMGVLDNAGVADGVVVRADADARFLLIAGKPLNEPIAQYGPFVMNTQEQIYQTLADFRDGRFATSAAASGA from the coding sequence ATGGACCCCCGTACCCCCATCACCACCATTCCCGCCACCGCCGCGGAAAGCGTGCAGCGCTCGCGCACCGTGGACCGCGTCGTGCGGGGCATCGCCACGTCCGACGGCGCCGGCGTCAAGCTGACCCGCGTGCTGACGCAGAACCTGCAGCGCCGGCTGGACCCGTTCCTGATGCTCGATGCCTTCGGCACCGACAGCAAGGACGACTACATCGGCGGTTTCCCCGATCACCCGCACCGCGGCTTCGAGACCATCACCTACATGCTGGCTGGCCGCATGCGCCATCGCGACAGCGCCGGCAACGAAGGCCTGCTGCAGAATGGCGGCGCCCAGTGGATGGTGGCCGGCGCCGGCGTGGTGCACTCGGAAATGCCCGAGCAGGAAGACGGCCGCATGGAAGGCTTCCAGCTCTGGCTGAACCTGCCGGCCGCGGACAAGATGACCGCGCCGTGGTACCGCGACATGCCCTCGGCCGAGATTCCAACGGTAGCGCTGGGGAGCGGCGGGAACGGCGGCACGGTTCGTGTGCTGGCCGGTGCCAGCCACGGCGTGGCCGGCGCGGTGACGCGTCCGGTGACCGAGCCGCTCTACCTCGACGTGCACCTGCCGGCTGGACAGGCGTTCACGCAAGCGCTGCCGGCCGGGCACAACGCCTTTGTGTATGTCTACCAGGGCGAGGTCTCGATCGGCGACGAGGGCGACCGCGCGGTGGTCGAGGCCCAGCGCATGGGCGTGCTGGACAACGCCGGCGTGGCCGACGGCGTGGTGGTGCGGGCCGACGCCGACGCGCGCTTCCTGCTGATCGCCGGCAAGCCGCTGAATGAGCCGATCGCGCAGTACGGCCCGTTCGTGATGAACACGCAGGAGCAGATCTACCAGACGCTGGCTGATTTCCGGGACGGGCGGTTCGCGACCAGCGCGGCTGCCAGCGGCGCCTGA
- a CDS encoding ABC transporter permease: protein MSKQSARAFAWAGLTLAALAGLVAWIGVDVIQKYQERLLYDVVDHLRLVAMSMALALATGIPAGIALSRPCMRRWADRLMQVFNVGNTVPSLAVLALALAVLGIGERPAILALWLASLLPIVRNTYEGLRNVSPTLLEAARGIGMTPAQRLVRVELPNALPVMLAGIRIALVINVGTVPLSFLIGANSLGELIFPGIYLNNQSLLLLGAAATALLALALDALFAAAGQMYLRRRGLAR from the coding sequence ATGTCAAAGCAATCGGCACGGGCTTTTGCCTGGGCAGGACTGACGCTTGCCGCGCTGGCCGGATTAGTCGCGTGGATCGGCGTCGATGTGATTCAGAAATATCAGGAACGCCTGCTGTACGACGTGGTTGACCATCTGCGCCTGGTGGCGATGTCCATGGCGCTGGCGCTGGCGACCGGCATTCCGGCCGGCATCGCGCTGAGCCGTCCGTGCATGCGCCGCTGGGCCGACCGGCTGATGCAGGTCTTCAACGTCGGCAACACGGTGCCGTCGCTGGCGGTGCTGGCGCTCGCGCTGGCGGTGCTCGGCATCGGCGAGCGCCCGGCGATCCTGGCGCTGTGGCTGGCTTCGCTGCTGCCGATCGTGCGCAACACCTACGAGGGGCTGCGCAACGTCTCGCCCACGCTGCTGGAAGCGGCGCGCGGCATCGGCATGACGCCGGCGCAGCGGCTGGTGCGCGTGGAACTGCCGAACGCGCTGCCGGTGATGCTGGCCGGCATCCGCATCGCGCTGGTGATCAACGTCGGCACCGTGCCGCTGTCGTTCCTGATTGGCGCCAACAGCCTGGGCGAACTGATCTTCCCGGGCATTTACCTGAACAACCAGTCGCTGCTGCTGCTGGGCGCGGCCGCCACCGCGCTGCTGGCGCTGGCGCTGGATGCGCTGTTTGCCGCTGCCGGCCAGATGTACCTGCGCCGCCGCGGGCTGGCGCGCTGA
- a CDS encoding glycine betaine ABC transporter substrate-binding protein — MQFIRRRARRAAMLVAAVTAFAAGLALATAPDAHAAAAADTAAAPIRVGGKNFTEQLLLSSMTSKYLRAKGFSTELTAGLGSTLMRQAMESNQLDVVWDYTGTALIVFNKVQEKLGAKESYERVRQMDGARGLVWLDASGINNTYALAMPKERAGNGVTTLSGFAEQMRKAGPDASHPFAVDMEFAARPDGLEPLKELYTLPFSRRDVIQLDPGLVYTALKNNQVELGLVYATDGRVKGFDLVLLEDDLNFFPPYNAVPVVRKAVLDKHPELAGLLNALAARLDNESMTDMNYKVDIGQQPVDKVAEDFLRSHGLI, encoded by the coding sequence ATGCAATTCATCCGCCGCCGTGCGCGGCGCGCCGCGATGCTGGTGGCAGCCGTCACCGCGTTCGCGGCAGGACTGGCGCTGGCCACGGCGCCCGATGCGCACGCCGCCGCTGCCGCCGATACTGCCGCGGCACCGATCCGTGTAGGCGGCAAGAACTTTACCGAGCAGCTGCTGCTGTCGTCGATGACGTCGAAGTACCTGCGCGCCAAGGGCTTCAGCACCGAGCTGACCGCCGGCCTGGGCAGCACGCTGATGCGCCAGGCCATGGAAAGCAACCAGCTCGACGTGGTCTGGGACTACACCGGCACCGCACTGATCGTGTTCAACAAGGTCCAGGAAAAGCTGGGCGCGAAGGAAAGCTATGAGCGCGTCAGGCAGATGGACGGCGCGCGCGGGCTGGTGTGGCTGGATGCCTCGGGCATCAACAACACCTACGCGCTGGCGATGCCGAAGGAGCGTGCCGGCAACGGCGTGACCACGCTGTCGGGGTTTGCCGAGCAGATGCGCAAGGCCGGCCCCGACGCCAGCCACCCGTTCGCGGTCGACATGGAGTTCGCCGCGCGCCCGGATGGCCTGGAGCCGCTCAAGGAACTGTACACGCTGCCGTTCTCGCGCCGCGACGTGATCCAGCTCGACCCGGGCCTGGTCTACACCGCGCTGAAGAACAACCAGGTCGAGCTGGGGCTGGTCTACGCCACCGACGGCCGCGTCAAGGGCTTCGACCTCGTGCTGCTGGAAGACGACCTGAATTTCTTCCCGCCGTACAACGCGGTGCCGGTGGTGCGCAAGGCGGTGCTCGACAAGCACCCGGAGCTGGCGGGCCTGCTCAATGCGCTCGCCGCCAGGCTCGACAACGAGAGCATGACCGACATGAACTACAAGGTGGACATCGGCCAGCAGCCGGTGGACAAGGTCGCGGAGGACTTCCTGCGCAGCCACGGACTGATCTGA
- a CDS encoding ABC transporter permease has translation MDLFSYLQHSWPTLLKMTGEHLALVGSAVGLAILIGVPLGIVITRFRALATPLLALATIVLTLPSIALFGLMIPVFARFGHALGYVPAVTAVFLYSLLPIMRNTYTALANVDPGIQEAGRGIGMTTWQRMRLVDLPLAVPVILGGVRTAVVMNIGVATIAAIIGAGGLGVLILQAISQSNMSKLAVGAVLVSLLAIVADAFLQWLQRALTPKGIRL, from the coding sequence ATGGACTTGTTCTCGTACCTGCAACACAGCTGGCCCACGCTGCTGAAAATGACCGGCGAGCATCTCGCGCTGGTCGGCTCGGCGGTGGGGCTGGCGATCCTGATCGGCGTGCCGCTCGGCATCGTGATCACGCGCTTCCGCGCGCTGGCCACGCCGCTGCTGGCCTTGGCCACCATCGTGCTGACGCTGCCGTCCATCGCGCTGTTCGGGCTGATGATCCCGGTCTTCGCGCGCTTCGGCCATGCGCTCGGCTATGTGCCGGCGGTGACGGCGGTGTTTCTGTACTCGCTGCTGCCGATCATGCGCAACACCTACACCGCGCTGGCCAATGTCGATCCCGGCATCCAGGAGGCGGGCCGCGGCATCGGCATGACCACCTGGCAGCGCATGCGGCTGGTCGACCTGCCGCTGGCCGTGCCGGTGATCCTCGGCGGCGTGCGTACCGCCGTGGTGATGAATATCGGGGTTGCCACCATTGCCGCCATCATCGGCGCGGGTGGCCTTGGGGTGCTGATCCTGCAGGCGATCAGCCAGAGCAACATGAGCAAGCTGGCCGTGGGCGCGGTCCTGGTCAGCCTGCTCGCCATCGTGGCGGACGCCTTCCTGCAGTGGTTGCAGCGGGCGCTGACGCCGAAGGGGATCCGTCTATGA
- a CDS encoding osmoprotectant ABC transporter ATP-binding protein OsmV: MIELDQLTKSFQQKDGTEVRAVDAVSLTVPNGEICVFLGPSGCGKTTTLKMINRLIEPTSGTVRIEGEDTRGIDGVTLRRKIGYVIQQIGLFPNMTIEENIMVVPRLLGWDKKQCRERARELMAMVQLDPNLMLGRYPRELSGGQQQRIGVIRALAADAPVLLMDEPFGAVDPINRESIQNEFLQMQRQLGKTVIMVSHDIDEAIKLADKVAVFRRGRLVQFDHPDALLAHPADEFVQAFVGHDNTLKRLLLVRAGDAATMPPSCRPDMPLAEALGVMDDADVRHLPVVDDAQRALGYVTRRDARSGQGVCSEVMRPFAVTAAFDEHLRIVLSRMYQHNTSWLPVMGADGDYLGEVTQESIAGYLSSGRSRGQSALAMPTAAAPAPLRAAA, from the coding sequence ATGATCGAACTCGACCAACTCACCAAGTCCTTCCAGCAGAAAGACGGCACCGAAGTGCGTGCCGTCGACGCTGTGTCGCTGACGGTGCCGAACGGCGAGATCTGCGTCTTCCTCGGCCCGTCGGGCTGCGGCAAGACCACCACGCTGAAGATGATCAACCGGCTGATCGAGCCGACCTCGGGCACGGTGCGCATCGAGGGCGAGGACACGCGCGGCATCGACGGCGTGACCCTGCGCCGCAAGATCGGCTATGTGATCCAGCAGATCGGCCTGTTCCCCAACATGACCATCGAAGAAAACATCATGGTCGTGCCGCGCCTGCTCGGCTGGGACAAGAAGCAGTGCCGCGAGCGCGCGCGCGAGCTGATGGCGATGGTGCAGCTCGATCCCAACCTGATGCTCGGCCGCTACCCGCGCGAGCTGTCGGGCGGGCAGCAGCAGCGCATCGGCGTGATCCGCGCGCTGGCGGCCGATGCGCCGGTGCTGCTGATGGACGAGCCCTTCGGCGCGGTCGACCCCATCAACCGCGAAAGCATCCAGAACGAGTTCCTGCAGATGCAGCGCCAGCTCGGCAAGACCGTGATCATGGTCTCGCACGATATCGACGAGGCGATCAAGCTGGCCGACAAGGTGGCGGTGTTCCGCCGCGGCAGGCTGGTGCAGTTCGACCACCCCGACGCGCTGCTGGCGCACCCGGCCGATGAGTTCGTGCAGGCCTTCGTCGGCCACGACAACACGCTCAAGCGCCTGCTGCTGGTGCGCGCCGGCGACGCCGCCACCATGCCGCCGAGCTGCCGCCCCGACATGCCGCTGGCCGAGGCGCTGGGCGTGATGGACGATGCCGATGTGCGCCACCTGCCGGTGGTGGACGACGCGCAGCGTGCACTGGGCTACGTCACGCGCCGCGATGCGCGTTCGGGTCAGGGCGTGTGCAGCGAAGTGATGCGCCCGTTTGCAGTCACCGCGGCGTTCGACGAGCACCTGCGCATCGTGCTGTCGCGCATGTACCAGCACAACACCAGCTGGCTGCCGGTGATGGGTGCGGACGGCGATTACCTGGGCGAAGTGACGCAGGAATCGATCGCGGGCTACCTCAGCTCGGGCCGTTCGCGCGGCCAGTCGGCGCTGGCAATGCCCACGGCTGCCGCGCCGGCGCCGCTGCGCGCGGCTGCCTGA
- a CDS encoding glycine zipper 2TM domain-containing protein encodes MRMESKKWLILPAATAVAVLAGCAAPYNGGYSNTGYNTAPPPGYQTPNTTQAPAGSVYYGRVESIEPITTTQDSSGLLGTVIGGAAGGLLGHQIGGGRGQTAATIGGAVVGAVAGNQIEKRAGSNTQNAYRVNVRLDDGRVATVTQSNLGNLQVGMRARVANDMATPY; translated from the coding sequence ATGCGAATGGAAAGCAAGAAATGGCTGATCCTGCCGGCAGCTACCGCGGTGGCGGTGCTGGCCGGTTGTGCTGCGCCGTACAACGGCGGCTACAGCAATACCGGATACAACACGGCGCCGCCTCCGGGCTACCAGACCCCCAACACCACGCAGGCGCCTGCCGGCTCGGTGTACTACGGCCGCGTCGAGTCGATCGAGCCGATCACCACCACGCAAGACAGCTCGGGCCTGCTGGGCACGGTCATCGGCGGTGCCGCCGGCGGCCTGCTGGGCCACCAGATCGGTGGCGGGCGCGGGCAGACCGCGGCCACCATCGGCGGTGCCGTGGTCGGCGCGGTGGCGGGCAACCAGATCGAGAAGCGCGCGGGCAGCAATACGCAGAACGCGTATCGCGTCAATGTGCGGCTGGACGATGGCCGCGTCGCGACCGTGACGCAGTCGAACCTGGGCAACCTGCAAGTCGGCATGCGTGCACGCGTGGCCAACGACATGGCGACGCCGTATTGA
- the hemW gene encoding radical SAM family heme chaperone HemW, with protein MIPIVPAGSAPSAAAPVDSKQLWLKPGQISLPGSPPLSLYVHIPWCVRKCPYCDFNSHAAPGADNHEIPEEIYLDALRADLEQSLPLVWGRPVHTVFIGGGTPSLLSAAGMDRLLSDLRALLPLDADAEITMEANPGTFEADKFASYRASGINRLSIGIQSFNDRHLQALGRIHGGAEARKAIDIAQASFDNINLDVMYALPGQTLEECRQDLEAALSYGTTHLSLYHLTLEPNTLFAKFPPALPDDDSAYEMQDLIEARTAGAGYRHYETSAYARPHREARHNLNYWRFGDYLGIGAGAHGKLSFPHRILRQMRHKHPATYMAQALAGNAVQEARDVSADELPFEFMLNALRLTDGVPASSFQDYTGLPLHTISKQLAEAEKKGLLEADLTVIRPTELGRRFLNDLQEMFLKD; from the coding sequence ATGATCCCGATCGTACCGGCCGGCAGCGCGCCGTCCGCCGCTGCTCCCGTCGACAGCAAGCAGCTATGGCTCAAGCCCGGGCAGATCAGCCTGCCCGGCTCGCCGCCGCTGTCGCTGTACGTGCATATCCCCTGGTGCGTGCGCAAGTGCCCGTATTGCGATTTCAATTCGCACGCGGCGCCGGGTGCCGACAACCACGAGATCCCCGAAGAGATCTACCTGGACGCCCTGCGCGCGGACCTGGAGCAATCGCTGCCGCTGGTGTGGGGCCGCCCTGTCCATACCGTGTTTATCGGCGGCGGCACCCCCAGCCTGCTGTCGGCCGCCGGCATGGACCGGCTGCTGTCCGATCTCCGCGCCCTGCTGCCGCTCGATGCCGATGCCGAGATCACGATGGAGGCCAACCCCGGCACCTTCGAGGCCGACAAGTTCGCCAGCTACCGCGCCAGCGGCATCAACCGGCTGTCGATCGGCATCCAGAGCTTCAACGACCGGCACCTGCAGGCGCTCGGCCGCATCCATGGCGGCGCCGAGGCGCGCAAGGCGATCGATATCGCGCAGGCGAGCTTCGACAACATCAACCTCGACGTGATGTACGCCCTGCCCGGGCAGACGCTGGAAGAGTGCCGGCAAGACCTGGAAGCCGCGCTGTCGTACGGCACCACGCATCTGTCGCTGTACCACCTGACGCTGGAGCCGAACACGCTGTTCGCCAAGTTCCCGCCCGCGCTGCCGGACGACGACAGCGCGTACGAGATGCAGGACCTGATCGAGGCACGCACGGCCGGGGCGGGCTATCGCCACTACGAGACCTCGGCCTATGCCAGGCCGCATCGCGAGGCGCGCCACAACCTCAACTACTGGCGTTTCGGCGACTACCTTGGCATCGGCGCGGGCGCGCACGGCAAGCTGTCGTTCCCGCACCGCATCCTGCGCCAGATGCGGCACAAGCATCCGGCCACCTACATGGCGCAGGCGCTTGCGGGCAACGCCGTGCAGGAAGCGCGCGACGTGAGCGCGGATGAGTTGCCGTTCGAGTTCATGCTCAATGCGCTGCGGCTCACCGATGGCGTGCCTGCATCGAGCTTCCAGGACTACACCGGGCTGCCGCTGCACACCATCAGCAAGCAGCTGGCCGAGGCCGAGAAGAAGGGACTGCTGGAAGCGGACCTGACGGTCATCCGGCCGACGGAACTGGGGCGGCGCTTCCTCAATGACTTGCAGGAGATGTTCCTGAAGGACTGA
- the rdgB gene encoding RdgB/HAM1 family non-canonical purine NTP pyrophosphatase yields the protein MQRLVLASNNPGKLREFGTLLAPLGFDVVPQGDLGIPEAEEPFVTFVENALTKARHASRLSGLPALADDSGISARALGGAPGVYSARYAQMAGKPRSDAANNAHLVSQLAGKLDRHAHYYCVLVFVHHAEDPCPLIAEGVWHGEVVDAPRGAGGFGYDPHFLLPGLGKTAAELSAEEKNTVSHRAQALRALVARLQADAAQRNGR from the coding sequence ATGCAACGACTGGTACTCGCCTCCAACAATCCCGGCAAGCTGCGCGAGTTCGGCACGCTGCTGGCCCCGCTCGGCTTCGATGTGGTGCCGCAGGGTGACCTGGGCATTCCCGAGGCCGAAGAGCCCTTCGTCACCTTTGTCGAGAACGCGCTGACCAAGGCGCGCCACGCCAGCCGGCTGTCCGGCCTGCCCGCGCTGGCCGACGATTCCGGCATCAGCGCGCGCGCGCTCGGCGGCGCACCCGGCGTCTATTCGGCGCGCTATGCGCAGATGGCCGGCAAGCCCAGGTCGGATGCGGCCAACAACGCGCACCTGGTGTCGCAACTGGCCGGCAAGCTGGATCGCCACGCGCACTACTACTGCGTGCTGGTGTTCGTGCACCATGCCGAGGATCCCTGCCCGCTGATCGCCGAAGGCGTGTGGCATGGCGAGGTCGTCGACGCGCCCCGCGGCGCGGGCGGCTTTGGCTACGATCCGCACTTCCTGCTGCCGGGGCTGGGCAAGACTGCCGCCGAGCTGTCGGCGGAAGAGAAGAACACGGTCAGCCACCGCGCGCAGGCACTGCGCGCACTGGTGGCCAGGCTGCAGGCCGACGCCGCGCAGCGCAACGGACGATGA